A genomic stretch from Anaerococcus mediterraneensis includes:
- a CDS encoding energy-coupling factor transporter transmembrane component T yields MNINQKKIFQLDPRTKILLVLTISTILVSGGTQGNMFYVRIFLSLTPIVLLFIDGKVTLFVKLLFLYSLLFFIDSNLSNNIKGTLNFILGAMVGIFTHMLPGFIMAYYLFVTTKVSEFILAMEKLKIPKTLIVPFSVLLRMFPTMKEEYSYIQDAMIMRAISWKNGPAKMFEYRIIPFIVSTITIGDELIAASLTRGIDNPIKRTNYFDIKIKFLDVVIITACILCWAIYFFDKVKL; encoded by the coding sequence ATGAATATCAATCAAAAAAAAATATTTCAATTAGATCCAAGGACAAAAATTTTATTGGTGCTTACTATTAGTACCATTTTAGTTAGTGGAGGGACTCAGGGCAATATGTTCTATGTGAGAATATTTTTGTCACTGACCCCCATAGTCTTGCTATTTATTGATGGTAAGGTAACACTTTTTGTAAAGTTACTTTTTTTATATAGTTTGCTATTTTTTATAGATAGTAATTTAAGTAATAATATTAAAGGAACATTGAATTTCATATTAGGTGCTATGGTAGGAATATTTACGCATATGTTACCAGGTTTTATAATGGCATATTATTTATTTGTTACAACAAAGGTCAGTGAATTTATTTTAGCCATGGAGAAATTAAAAATTCCTAAAACGCTAATTGTACCATTTTCTGTATTATTGCGTATGTTCCCAACAATGAAAGAAGAATATTCTTATATCCAAGATGCGATGATTATGAGAGCTATTTCATGGAAAAATGGTCCTGCAAAAATGTTTGAGTATAGAATTATTCCATTTATAGTATCAACTATTACAATAGGTGATGAGTTAATAGCAGCTTCATTGACTCGTGGAATTGATAATCCAATAAAAAGAACTAATTATTTTGATATAAAGATTAAGTTTTTAGATGTAGTCATTATAACTGCCTGTATATTATGTTGGGCTATTTATTTCTTTGATAAGGTGAAGCTATGA
- a CDS encoding MptD family putative ECF transporter S component, producing MNKKLQVKDLMTVGIFTALYLVVIFASMMLGYLPIIIPFLGGVMAIFGAIPCILYISKVDKFGMVSLMGVLSGLVFSLMGSGVIVLLFGIVFGLLADLVMKSGGYKDLKRSILGYAIFSLWSVGFSLRMYIDRANFFASQLETYGKDYVDTLMSLTPTWTLPVIIIITFISGLIGAKLGVRIFKKHFMRIGIK from the coding sequence ATGAATAAAAAATTACAAGTTAAAGATTTAATGACAGTTGGAATATTTACTGCTTTATATTTAGTAGTAATATTTGCGTCTATGATGTTGGGATATTTACCAATCATTATTCCTTTCTTAGGAGGGGTAATGGCTATATTTGGCGCAATACCATGTATCTTATATATTTCAAAAGTAGATAAATTTGGAATGGTATCATTAATGGGAGTTTTATCAGGATTAGTATTTTCCCTTATGGGGAGTGGGGTAATTGTACTTTTATTTGGGATTGTTTTTGGTCTATTGGCTGATTTAGTTATGAAATCAGGAGGATATAAAGATTTAAAAAGATCAATATTGGGCTATGCAATTTTTTCCTTATGGAGTGTAGGGTTTAGCTTAAGAATGTATATAGATAGAGCAAATTTTTTTGCTTCTCAATTAGAAACTTATGGAAAAGATTATGTAGATACTTTAATGTCTCTAACCCCAACATGGACATTACCAGTTATAATTATTATTACTTTCATTTCAGGACTCATCGGAGCAAAATTAGGTGTGCGCATATTTAAGAAACATTTCATGAGAATTGGAATAAAATAA
- a CDS encoding AraC family transcriptional regulator: protein MTYYDFVKEYMKVDECKNNKKYSSAGHTFCWSREDLTYAEGLYWFYEGDGFIIGIHDFYISEEVVQNNTYSMSDYVSIYTSYIVSANGEKFNPYQTLTANSLCTFDFDNIKDDFLFLLHENSNYLSVSIGFKKELLENHLTAINIDPESFYRALLQTNQIILTKSLEKVAMEILNCKMDAPAADFFFKAKANEWVSIVIDTYLNRKKYKIESDDNKALEDVARFLDDHFAMNVNQETLEKISTMSGTKLKNLFKEKYGQSITEYTQRKRMNVAETLLLNTKLPIKEIAQSVGYASHSKFSIYYKRYKGKLPSEVRSLACEHHNLNCDCCD, encoded by the coding sequence ATGACTTATTATGATTTTGTAAAAGAATATATGAAAGTAGATGAATGTAAAAATAATAAGAAATACTCAAGTGCAGGGCATACATTTTGTTGGAGTAGAGAAGATTTAACTTATGCAGAAGGGCTTTATTGGTTCTATGAAGGTGATGGATTTATTATTGGTATACATGATTTTTATATCAGTGAAGAAGTAGTTCAAAACAATACTTATAGTATGTCGGACTATGTTTCTATATACACTAGCTACATAGTAAGTGCAAACGGTGAAAAATTTAATCCTTATCAAACACTTACTGCAAACTCCTTATGTACTTTTGATTTTGATAATATAAAAGATGACTTTCTGTTTTTATTACACGAGAATTCAAATTATCTTTCTGTTTCTATAGGCTTTAAAAAAGAGCTTTTGGAAAACCACCTAACAGCCATTAATATTGATCCGGAATCATTTTATAGGGCTTTACTTCAAACTAATCAAATAATACTTACAAAGTCTTTAGAAAAAGTGGCAATGGAAATATTAAATTGTAAGATGGATGCTCCAGCCGCTGATTTTTTCTTTAAAGCCAAAGCAAATGAATGGGTAAGTATAGTAATAGATACCTACTTAAATAGGAAAAAATATAAAATTGAATCTGATGATAATAAAGCACTTGAAGATGTAGCCAGATTTTTAGATGATCATTTCGCCATGAATGTAAACCAGGAAACTCTTGAAAAAATATCTACAATGAGCGGGACTAAATTAAAAAATCTATTCAAAGAAAAATATGGTCAAAGCATTACAGAATATACTCAAAGAAAAAGAATGAACGTGGCTGAGACTCTTCTCTTAAATACCAAACTTCCTATAAAGGAAATAGCTCAATCTGTTGGATACGCATCCCATAGCAAATTTTCTATTTATTACAAAAGATACAAAGGGAAACTTCCTAGTGAAGTCCGTAGTTTAGCTTGCGAACATCACAATTTAAATTGTGATTGCTGTGATTAA
- a CDS encoding helix-turn-helix transcriptional regulator: protein MALNYKPLWIQLAKKGLKKTDVIAMAGLTTNVMAQMGKDKPITFKNLERICKALSCTPNDIISFEDEFEKEI from the coding sequence ATGGCACTTAACTATAAACCATTATGGATACAGTTAGCAAAAAAAGGACTAAAGAAAACAGATGTAATAGCCATGGCAGGACTAACAACAAATGTTATGGCACAAATGGGCAAAGATAAACCAATTACATTTAAAAATTTAGAAAGAATATGCAAGGCTCTATCCTGCACACCTAATGATATTATTAGTTTTGAAGATGAATTTGAAAAAGAGATTTAA
- a CDS encoding PIN-like domain-containing protein: MNYEKFKKIINRKTSIIVLDTNVILDLARYSLYSSKNILEIFKECKDLIWIPNQVYKEFNKNKYSVFGQLKKKYQNFEKDLLRVIERSQKNLESVLIKSSKYNYFGRKNLENDLNNKLVELKQIIKSYKNSVGIEYDEITTDSPEIIKDIDNLISYLEKNNRIGNRIRFSEQLKIIREGELRYKYKIPPGYEDINKDGVEKFGDLFVWKEILDLPVEKSVKDIIFITNDIKEDWWSKDSQDNLVVHDKLLSEFKEKNPNVNIEFLTTGMFQNFASKVYDRYDFNVYVDLNRKDVSYVERVKQDISNDIVDSIYNNNYYYLESYVIGSEGIEELDINNCEFNEILDTYEEFTDEIVSITYELEYLINLSCVSFDYWGRDDDTKEVIQSPPIEQEFSGSVIVNVTRLINKDDIEEDSFYINNDKEYTDIEIIEIQIDQDSINKNEEDYDDSYLEEENYNNDYAFICSKCGKGFKDRREDVGGICRDCSFND, translated from the coding sequence TTGAATTATGAAAAATTTAAAAAAATAATAAATAGAAAAACCTCTATAATAGTATTAGATACAAATGTAATACTTGACTTAGCTCGATATTCATTATACAGTAGCAAAAACATATTAGAAATTTTCAAGGAGTGTAAGGATTTAATATGGATTCCGAATCAAGTGTATAAAGAATTTAATAAAAATAAATATAGCGTATTCGGACAATTGAAAAAAAAGTATCAAAATTTTGAAAAAGATTTACTAAGAGTAATTGAAAGGAGTCAAAAAAATTTAGAGAGTGTCTTGATTAAATCATCTAAATATAATTATTTTGGAAGAAAAAATTTGGAGAATGATTTAAATAACAAGTTAGTTGAATTAAAACAAATAATCAAATCTTATAAAAATAGTGTTGGTATTGAATATGATGAAATAACAACAGATTCTCCTGAAATAATTAAAGATATAGATAATCTTATTTCATATTTAGAAAAAAATAATAGGATAGGTAATAGGATAAGGTTTAGTGAACAATTAAAAATTATTAGAGAGGGTGAACTTAGGTATAAATATAAAATTCCGCCTGGATATGAGGACATTAATAAAGATGGAGTTGAAAAATTTGGAGATTTATTTGTTTGGAAAGAGATATTAGATTTACCAGTTGAAAAATCAGTAAAAGATATTATTTTTATTACGAATGATATAAAAGAAGACTGGTGGAGTAAGGATAGTCAAGATAATTTAGTAGTTCACGATAAATTATTAAGTGAATTTAAAGAAAAAAATCCAAATGTAAATATTGAATTTTTAACAACAGGAATGTTTCAGAATTTCGCTTCAAAAGTATATGATAGATATGATTTTAATGTTTATGTAGATTTAAATAGAAAAGATGTGTCATATGTAGAAAGAGTAAAACAAGATATTTCTAATGATATAGTTGACAGTATTTATAATAACAACTATTATTATCTAGAATCGTATGTTATTGGAAGTGAGGGTATTGAAGAATTAGATATAAATAATTGTGAATTCAATGAGATATTAGATACTTATGAAGAGTTTACAGACGAGATTGTTAGTATAACTTATGAGCTAGAATATTTAATAAATTTAAGTTGTGTATCCTTTGATTATTGGGGACGTGATGATGATACAAAAGAAGTCATACAATCACCACCAATAGAACAAGAATTTAGTGGAAGTGTCATAGTTAATGTCACAAGATTAATTAATAAAGATGATATCGAAGAAGATTCTTTTTATATTAATAATGATAAAGAATATACAGATATTGAAATAATTGAAATTCAGATAGATCAAGATTCTATAAACAAAAATGAAGAAGACTACGATGACTCTTATTTAGAAGAGGAGAATTACAATAATGATTATGCATTTATTTGCTCTAAATGTGGAAAGGGATTTAAGGATAGGCGAGAAGATGTAGGTGGTATTTGTCGAGATTGTTCATTTAATGATTAA
- a CDS encoding ClbS/DfsB family four-helix bundle protein, whose amino-acid sequence MRSYESKEELKNEIKKTFGKYISEFDNIPEELKDKRVDQVDRTPAENLAYQVGWTTLVLKWEEDEKKGIEVKTPSDKFKWNQLGELYQWFTDTYAHKSLKELKEQLSQNIEDIYSLIDNLTEEELFKPHMRKWADEATKTATWEVYKFIHVNTVAPFGTFRTKIRKWKKLNNFVNVIK is encoded by the coding sequence ATGAGGTCTTATGAAAGTAAGGAAGAATTAAAAAATGAGATAAAGAAAACTTTTGGAAAATATATTTCAGAGTTTGATAATATCCCAGAAGAATTAAAAGATAAAAGAGTAGATCAAGTTGATAGGACACCAGCTGAAAATCTTGCCTATCAAGTAGGTTGGACAACTTTAGTTTTGAAATGGGAAGAAGATGAAAAAAAGGGAATTGAGGTTAAAACGCCATCTGACAAATTTAAGTGGAATCAACTTGGAGAATTGTATCAATGGTTTACAGATACCTATGCTCATAAATCGTTAAAGGAATTAAAAGAACAACTATCACAGAATATAGAAGATATTTACTCTTTGATAGATAATCTTACAGAGGAAGAATTATTTAAACCACATATGAGAAAATGGGCAGATGAAGCAACAAAAACTGCAACTTGGGAAGTATATAAATTTATCCATGTAAATACAGTAGCACCATTTGGAACATTTAGGACTAAGATTAGAAAATGGAAAAAACTTAATAATTTTGTGAATGTAATTAAATAA